The Desulfococcus multivorans DNA window AATAGAGACCAGTAGATAGGGTATGCCGTGTGATTGAAACCATGCCTGGGTCCCTGCATATCCCAGCTTCAGGTTTACTAAATGCTCTTTGCTCAAGGGATGAACACCGAGGTAAGGGGTCACTGTAGGTGAAATATGCTGCATGAACATTTCATTCTTGCGACCAGTGACATTAACTTTTACAGGCGCATCAAGTCCTTTTTCCCAATAACGGATATACAGACCGAGAAGATGAGAACGGAAGGCGAGATGGTCATTGAACCATGAATCCAGGATGGACGGCCATTTTCGTATTTTTTGATTAAACCAGGCCGGCGAGGACGCAAGAGGTCTGTTTTCCCCGACAACAGGCGTTGGCGCTAGACCGATCAGCTTGACAGTGAGCGGAATCAGCATGATTCCACAGAAGCAAAAACAAAAAAACAGATTTGATATTTTTTTAAGAGACATGACCGAGGAGTGCATTTTTGTCATAAAGTTTAAAGCGCGTTTTTCTGATCAAAATATAATTTCCTGTCTTATCAACTATACAATTGAGTGAAATTCAAATGACCGCTTATCGGTAACAGAACTCTGGACAGTCAAGAGGATGCATGAGCCAGGCAATTAAACAGCCGAACATTTTGTATAGCGAATTTTAGGATGTTTGAAGTACTTCATTACTCGAGCCGGCAGTTTTTGAAGCTTGCGCAAGTGTGATATCGCTTTTTTCTTCAATTGATCTTTCGTTCTCGCCGGTACGCTTGAATGGACACCGGCCTTGAGGTCGCAGTTGAGATATTCATCCGGATTCAGCTCTGGAGAGTAGGACGGCAGAAAGAACACCTCGATTCGGTCTTTATGTTCCGACAGCCAGTCCCTGACAACATGACTGTGATGAACCTTCAGATTATCGAGGATGAGGAATACCTTTCGATCAGCATCTTTAGTGAGTCGTTCCATGAATTTGATCATCGTGCTTGAATTCATTTTATCCTCGTAAACCATGAAACGGACCTTGCCTTGATTCGTAACTGTAGAAATCAGATTGACCCTCGCACATCTGGGATGAAGCCGAATAGCCGGGGTCTGACCGCGAGGTGCGTAGCTTCTGCCGTGATAGCTTTCATTGCAAAGGCCGGTTTCATCTCCCCAGTGAATTTCGGCGTTTTCAATCCTGGCTCTTTTTTCAATGGCTGGATACTCTTCATCAAGCCATTTTTCTACCGCCCTGGGGTTCTGTTTGTAAGCCCCCCTCAGCGGCTTCTGGGGCGTAAATCCCCATCGCTTCAGGTATTCACCAACCGACCGTATGGGCATGTTGATGGAAAAGCGCTCTTTGATCAATTGTTGGACCGCAATGCGAGTCCAAAGCGCGAAAGGCAGTTTGAGCTGGTCAGGGCATTTGTCGTAAATGGTCTTCTGAACCTCTTTTTCCTGATCTGGACTCAAGGTGCGGCAACTGCCGTGCGGGCGGCCGCGCTTCCTGATCTGGATCGCCTTTGCTCCCTCGCGCTCATATCTTTTGCACCATTCGCAAACGGTCGTGAAATGAACGCCGACAATTTCTGCGATCTCTTTGTATTTCCTTCCGGATTTACGAAGTCGAATCGCCTGATTTCTAAGTTGCTGCTGTAATTCCGGCGCAAGTTTGCGTGCATCAATTTTTTCCATGTATGCGCTATAGCATATTTTTCAATTTATTTCTATATTTAATTGCCGGGTTAATAACAATAGACCAAACATTTTACCAATAAAAGAGAGCAGACAAGTAAAATTTAATAATTCCTCACTTTTTTAATTTTTTCCCTCTTAAAAAATTTCTAAATGCGTACCATTTCTGAACCAATCGCCAAGCACGAGAATTCTGAATTTCCTGTAATAATTGTTCAGATTGATTTAACTGTCTCGTTAAGTTTTTAATATACATATCTACAGAAGTGTATTGTGGTTTAGATCGCCGAGTGATAAATTGGTTTAACTTAAATTGATTAGGGTTAGTTAAGTTGTATGCTCCGCGTTCAACAACCGTAAACCCTTTAAATACTGATATATCAGAAATAAGTGGAGCATTATCATTTTTGGCTCGGCTTGTTCCAACTGATTCTATTAATTCAAATATTAGCTGAGTAAATGGTGTTTTGGTAAACCATGGATGATCAGGTTTTTGAAATTCGGCCCAATATCCCCAAGTCCAATCTTCAATAATATACAAACCACCGGGACGTAACAAAGGAAACAAAACCTCGAAACTTGTTTTGGTTAAGCCATACATGTGAGATGCGTCATCAATCACTAAATCTAAAGGTTCTGAGAATTCTTGTAAAAAAATTTGCCGTAACTGTTTTACGTCAATTTGGTTGGTATCCCAATAGGTTTTAATTCGTCCCTCTAAATGGCGCGATTGAACATATTGATGGAAATAAGGACTATTATCTCTTTTTTGAAAATCAATCCCTACGTGTTTCTTGGGTTGAAAATACTCAAACCAAAAAGCCACACTACCACCATCCCACAAACCTAACTCAAAAATATTGTTCGCTTCAAATGTAGGTCGTAACCCCCAAAATTTGGCATATTGATCGATTAGAAATTTTGTTTTATAGAAAACAAAACAATCATCACCTAAATCCCAATCCATATTTCGATAATGTTCTAAGCGAAAAAGTAATTCACTTAATATCATTCGATCTTTCTGCCAATTTAATTTGTTAAACCAATTGTCATTTTGTTCAACAAGTTCATAATGTTGAGATGATTCATTGTGTTGATGCTTATTTAATATCGATATGATTGCTATATTCCTATTAGCCATGAACATATCTAAGTTCTGTAGTTTCACCTGAGTTAGTAGATTTTGCCACTTCGTGTTTAATCGGGATGCAATCTCATCAAACCTATCTTCAGTTAATCCCAAATAAGGCTCCCAAGGTTCGTCTGGATCGGGCCAAGGCTCGTAGAATAAGCACTTATTATCACGGTTTAAATAATATTGAGCAATTTCTCTATTAGACATTTCATAGCGTTTTTGAATGTCTCTTCTGGCTATAGGAGATAAGAGTAACCTTTGTTTAGTCGGATTTTGTGTGTTTAATATATCCGAAATGCCACTTAATTCAGCAACGAGCGCAAGGTGTTGTTCATTACTTATTTTATTTGTAAGTCGCAAAAACTCTGTTACATCTGGGTGAAAACTTCTATTAGTTTTTTGATTAGGTTCAATATAGGGTGTATCCATTTTTAACTCAATGGATTCTAAAAAATCAGCAAAAATCCCTTCTGTTAATTGCTCTTTTTCGTAAATTCGGACGCAAATATTTTCTTTTCCAAAATACTTGTGCCACAATTCAAGACGATTTTCAAAATTTACATATTTATAGACATTACGAATATTTTTTGCCACAAATTCTTGAATCGTTACATTCAATCGGGTAGACACCTCTTTAACCAATTGATTATAAGCTGACTGAATCAGATAATCTTGTCGTCTAAGGTAGATAACTATTTTTATACGAGCATGTTGTCTTAAGAACAAAAGAGGATCTATAGTTTGGGCTATTGAAAAATCTTCCGAACTTAATATTATGTTTTTATACTTTGAATTTTGTATTTCACCCCATAATTGCTCCCATAAATGTGTATTCCAGGACTCTTTTGTGTCAAGTTTTAAGAGGTTGGATAATCCATAATGAGCATTATTAGCTAATCCTGTTTCGGGGTACAAATAACCTTGTTGGGCTAATAATGATTGATTATCTACTAAAAACTGTTGAATAGCAGTTGTTCCTGTTTTATGCAAACCGATATGTAAATATAGATTTAGTTTTGTCATGATGATTTAGTCCAATACAGTTGTCCTGGTTATAACGGATTTGGGGGCGGATATCTAAAGCCGCCCATAGATGCCGATGTCAAAAGATTTTTGCAACCAATCCTCATGATATCTATGCTTGTTAAGCCACTCCGCAGGACTCCTCAAACCGCCGTGTCTTTTTACAGTCGTCGGGTTGCACGGAGCGAAGTTGTGGATCAACGCCCAACCTTTTATGCTCAATTCGGCCGCGTACGGGCTTCCATGAAAGTAAAAGGTCAAGAACAAATGGCGATTCATTCTCTGGCATCAACCTGTCTACCATATTGCTGGTTCTATGGAATCCCGGCTGATCGTAAACCTCCGAATAGCTCGAAAGATTTTCTTTCAGTTTTTCTATCGGTTTCAACATGACATCCGGAACCTTTTCGTTCTCGGCCCATTCGCAAAGTCTTCGAACCCTTTGAGAAAAGGACGCCTTTGTAGCGGCCTCGTAGCAGTTCCACAGCTTGTCCGCGGTGACGGAGAAAAAATCTCTGAATTTTTTGCACGACCGGTCGCAAATCTCAAACTCGGGTTTCGGGTCCGTAGGCAAAAATTCGCCAGCCACGCCCACACCTACATAATAAATTTAAGCACTTAAAAATTTCTACCTGATCTCAGCCCCCAAAACACGTAGGTACAAAATATAAATATATAAGCTAGACATTACTGGCAATATTCGCTAAATACGTAGGTATTATGTATTTGCGCACTGTCAAGAGAAAAAACCGAGACGGCGACACCGTCGAGTACTATCAGCTGGCGCACAACGAGCGTCATCCGGTCACCCGCAACTCGACAACGCGAATCATCCATAACTTTGGCCGGGCCGATCAACTCGATCGAGACCAGCTCGTTCGTCTGTGCAATTCCATTGCCAGAGTTTGCGGCCTTCAGGTTTCTGATCCACTATCCACAGTACCCCAGGATTCCCCGTCCGACTTTCCGAAAGACCTTCAAATCATCCGGACGCTCGATTTCGAGGCGGTTTGGGTGATAGAAGCGCTCTGGGAGCGGCTTGGCATTGGAAAAACCCTGCGCGACCTTGTTCAATCAGAAGGCGTGAATCCCGCTTATGAACGGGCGCTGCCGGCAATGACGGCAAACCGGCTTTGTGAACCCGAGTCAAAGCTGGGTGTATGGGATCGTTGGCTCTCAAAAGTTTATATGCCGGGATGTCATGACCTGAAACGGGATCATATGTACGAGGCCATGGATTTTTTCCATGAACACGCCGCCGATATTGAAAAGACGATATTCTTTCATACCGCCAACCTCTTCAATCTCAAGGTGGATCTCATCTTTTATGACACCACCACCGCATCCTTCTCAATCGATCAGGAAGATGAAGGCACGGATGCGTCTGATGAAGCCGTCCGAAAATACGGCAGATCCAAAAGCGGCGTATGGACCCCTCAGGTCATTGTCGCCCTGGCGGTCACACCCGAAGGGTTGCCCGTTCGTTGCTGGGTCTTCGACGGCAACACTTCAGATGTCGACACCATCGAAAAGGTCCGTTCCGATCTGAGAGGATGGAACCTCAACCGTGCGCTTTTCGTGGCCGACGCCGGGATGAATTCCCGCACCAACAAGGAGGAGCTTGCCCGGGCCTGCGGCAAATACCTCCTGGCAACGCGCATGGTCAGTGTCGCCGAAGTCAAGCGGGATGTGCTGTCCAAACGGGGAAGATATCAGAAGATAAAGGATAACCTCCATGCAAAAGAGGTCATCATCGGAGACGGTGAACGTCGAAGACGATATATGCTCTGTTACAACCCCAAAGAGGCCAAACGGCAGGAAAAGCATCGGCAGACGGTCGTCGAGAGCCTTGAAAAGGCGTTTGACAAACATCCCCGCAAACAGGCGACCGCCAAATGGGCCATTGCCCTGTTGGGCTCAAAACGCTACAGCCGGTACTTGACCATATCAAAGAACGACACCGTCCGGATCGACCGGTCTAAAATCCGTGAAGCCAAACGATACGACGGCAAATGGGTGCTCGAGACCAATGACGATACCATCAGCATGGAAGACGCGGCATGCGGCTACAAGGGTCTGATGGTCATCGAGCGCTGCTTTCGATCCCTCAAGCAAACCCGGATCAAAATGTGCCCCATGTACCACTGGCTGCCTCGAAGGATTGAAACCCATGTGAAAATCTGTGTCCTGGCCCTGCTGATCGAACGCGTTGCAGAGCTTGCATGCGGAAGATCCTGGGGCCGCATCCGCCATGCACTTGAAAGGTTGCAGATTACCGAATTCCAGACGCCGGATCGCAGCTTCCTCAAGCGCAACGAGATTCAGCCGGATGTCAACAGCATCTTGAATAAATTGGAAATATCCGCACCAAAATCAATTCTCGCAATAGAATAACCCGAAAAATTCTCATCAAAATCGTAGGTACACGCTGAATTCCATTCAGTCTCGCTGAGCCTTGCGTGGCGTCCCGTCACGCCGATTTTTGAACCTACTGCTCCGAAACCCGAATTAATGAACACGTGCAAAAAGTATCAGATAACGGAAATTCCCGGAAACAGAGACGTCCACGATTTGATGGTCGCCTTCCATCCATCGGTGTTCACCGATTTCGGACTGTATTCGGGATTAAAGTCCTTAGCTTCCTTAGCGAATTTTCCATAGGCTTCTGTCAAGCCCTTTTCTCCGGCTTTCTCGCTTATGGAGACTCCCAGTATGCACTGCGTGCCGACAACAGTGGGCACGTAAATCTTTTCTCTCCCTTCAGTCGGGAATATTTCTCGTCTGCGACAATATGATCAGGAAGAAGATCGGGGTCCTTGATCGTGGTTCCGACAATGCTGTTTCGGCCCAAGTTTTGTTCCATGCGATGCCAGTACATTGGATCCCTGCCGAACACATGGGTCAAAGCCCAAAAAGGCACGTCGAATTTCCGAAGAAACAGCGCCTTCTCAACCTCGCTTGTAAATGCCGTATGGTAGGGCATTACAAAAGAAGGCCTGACGGTATAAGCAGCAGAATCCACAATGATTCGTCTTGTCGGCATCTGCGATTTCTTCGGATACCGTATCTCTTTGAGGCGGTATCCGTTTTTGATTCCGTCCGAAAAAAGCTCTATAAATTCATTGATGAATTCATCCAATTCCGGCCTGAACTTTTTCCGATCTTCTATTTTATCCATATATTCTACTTGCTCGAAGGGAAGAACATTTGTACGATTTTTTCGGTGGGTGGATTTTTTGACCGGAATTTTCTTTCTCTTTCCTCTTCGATTAAGTCTGCAACTCAACCATAAATGAAAGGGGTGGAATTTTTTAGCCTAAAATTCACTCGCCCCCAAATACATTATAACGAGTTACTTTTTTTGCGAAAAAACATGATCGGATGTGTCTGTCTCGATGGATCAAAAAGGAATTTTTCCAAATGAAAGAGCTCTGAGTATGCTGATCGGGCATATTCTTCAGGTATAAATGTTTCACCGTAAAAATCGGCTGTCATTGCCCCTCCTCCGTTCACACCGTCTCGATTGGAATGCACAAATTCGCCTTGGTCGTAACGCGTGCGAGCATCAGAGAAATCATCAAACAGATTTGAAAGGGCGGCCAGATATCCTGTATGTCCTTTCCCTTTAAGAGACTTACAGAAGTCAAAAAATGTTCGTCCGCGCGTTGTTAAGGCGACCATTCCTCCCGGCACAAGGAGACGACTGAATTCCCGCATCCAACTTTCGCATGCTTTTTCAGATAGATGTGAAAAGACTGAATAACCTATGATAAAGTTAAATTTTCTGCTGGATAATTGCGTCGGCGGAAAAGGTTCCGTTACCAGAAAGTTCTCAGTTTGGAAAGTTTTTTTACAGATTTCTATAAAATCTTCTGTGACATCGATGCCGTAAATGTTTTTCAAGGGGAGTTCGCGCAAAAAAAAGCGTGCAATTCTTCCCCAGCCCACCCCGAAGTCCAACAGAGTGTGCTTTTTTTGAAGAGGCATGCCAAGAATTTTGAAATTTTCGATGCAGTCCTGATAAAAAATGAATGCTTCTTTAAGTGTATTGATACCTGATTGGCCTGTGGTATTGGTTTGTATCTCATCGGAGGGAAAGCCGGGCAACTTGATCCCGTTATAAAATACAGGAGGATTCGAATAGCTCCTGCATACAGCTTCAAACCAATCATCTTGGGTTAACATCAACTCTCTCCATCGTTTGATAATTTTTTTCATATGTCATTAATATGCTTTCTTGGGTTTCAGAGTGAAAAGTTTTACAAAGAGTTCTTGCGGATCGATTCAAAACCGAAAATGTTCTTTCGATTTCGAGTCACATCATGGGTGAGCTCAAATGAATTTTGTTGATGGTCATGATCATCCTGTCATGTTGTAATTATTTAAAGAATTCAAAGTTCTGATTGAGCCAGGACGCCGTCATTGCCATGCCTTCATCAATGCTTGTCTCGGGCTTCCAGCCAGTGTGGGCGGAAATTTTCATGAAATTTAGAACGTTTCTGTTAACGTCGACGGACCTTGCTGCACAATACCTGACAACGGGTTTTATGTTCAGCGTTTTTTTCATGATTTCGATCAACTGGTTGATGGATAGGCCGAAGGCCGTGCCGATGTTATAGGTTTCTCCACTTTTGCCGATCATGGCGGCATTCAGAACACCATGAACGGCGTCTGTGATATAGATGTAGTCCCTCACGTTCGATCCGTCTCCCCATATCTCTATCAGTTCATTTCGGAGGGCCTTGTACAGCATGGTGGAAATGACGCCTTGACCCCTCAGGGGATGTTGCCAAGGGCCATAAGGATTGGACAGCCGAACCGTTACATAATCGATACCGTGCAGTTTTTGATAAAGGGCGAAATATTTTTCGATAGCCAACTTGACAACACCATAAGAGCAGATGGGATTCGTTGGTTCCGATTCGGTAATCGTTTTGCCGTTGTTCTGGCCGTAGACGGTGCCGCCCGAAGAAAGAAAGACCCATCGCAAGTTGCGGATACGGGTTTCTTCAAGGTATCGGATCGTGGTTACAAGGTCACGGCTGACTTCGTCTGCAGCCCCTATTGTAAAGGGCGACGGCCGAGAGGAACTGATCAGGTGAAAGACCAGGGCGTGATCAAGCTCCTGGAGGAGTTCAGCAGACAGTGTTGCGAAGTCCCCGGTGATAGGCGTTGCCTTTTGGGGCCAGTGAGGGGTGGTAACCTGATCGAAACAAATCAGTTTATATCCCTTTTGGGCTAGGGCATGTGAAAGGTTGATACCGATAAACCCCGCGGCACCGAGAATGACGGCTTTTTTATACGATGTAGGTGGAATCATCACGAAGTCCTTCCTGTTTTTCATCGGGCAACCCGAAATATTTGCGCAAATATTCGATATAGGCACGTGACTTGGCGCGTGCTTCCCGGGTGGGTTCGACCAGGGATTGGGCAATTTCCTGCAATCGGCGAACCTCCTGAAGGTGGCGGTGTTTAGCTGCGGATCCTGTCACGCTGAAGGCGTGCCGGCGATGCAGATTCAAAGGCTTTTGGATGTAACAAACTTTGCCCTGCATCATTACATGAAGGTATACCAACCAATCTCCAGCGATCTGGTATTCAAACAATTCTGAGCCGATAGTGTTGAGAGCGTGATCAAGAGCTTTCCTGCGGAAAAGGACGGCACTGACATTCGGGAGGGTATTTTTGATGCAAAGTGCCTCCCGGATTTCCTCTCGGCCGTCGCGAGTATAATCGGCCCCCCATTTATCCGACACCTCTCGGGTATATTCCAGATAATGGTCCTTTATTATTTTCCCTTTGGTGTTCATTTGTTTGGACTGACTGAACGCCAGTACCGTCTCGGGCATATGAAAGGCGGGAACCAGTTCGTCGAGGAAGCTGTCGTTGGATAGATCGTCCGCTTCGGCGATCCACAGCACCTCCCCTCGACATAGCTTGATGCCCTTACACCATTGACGAAAAACCGACCCGGAATTCTTTTCATTGACGAAGAGACGGGCATCGATATCAATCTCGCTCAGGTATTTTGTAATCACTTCACAACTTCTGTCCGTTGAGGCGTCATCCAGCACGACAAGCTCATAGATTGGAAAGGTCTGACGGCGAATGCTTTCCAGCCTCTCAATGATGTGGCGTTCGTAATTATAGTTTGGAACGATCACGGAAACACGTGGAAAATCATTGAGATGGTGCAGCAGGTCTAACGCATACTGCCGCATTGAGCCGGGACGATGCCGTATGGTCCTGTCCGTCA harbors:
- a CDS encoding IS630 family transposase gives rise to the protein MEKIDARKLAPELQQQLRNQAIRLRKSGRKYKEIAEIVGVHFTTVCEWCKRYEREGAKAIQIRKRGRPHGSCRTLSPDQEKEVQKTIYDKCPDQLKLPFALWTRIAVQQLIKERFSINMPIRSVGEYLKRWGFTPQKPLRGAYKQNPRAVEKWLDEEYPAIEKRARIENAEIHWGDETGLCNESYHGRSYAPRGQTPAIRLHPRCARVNLISTVTNQGKVRFMVYEDKMNSSTMIKFMERLTKDADRKVFLILDNLKVHHSHVVRDWLSEHKDRIEVFFLPSYSPELNPDEYLNCDLKAGVHSSVPARTKDQLKKKAISHLRKLQKLPARVMKYFKHPKIRYTKCSAV
- a CDS encoding class I SAM-dependent methyltransferase produces the protein MTKLNLYLHIGLHKTGTTAIQQFLVDNQSLLAQQGYLYPETGLANNAHYGLSNLLKLDTKESWNTHLWEQLWGEIQNSKYKNIILSSEDFSIAQTIDPLLFLRQHARIKIVIYLRRQDYLIQSAYNQLVKEVSTRLNVTIQEFVAKNIRNVYKYVNFENRLELWHKYFGKENICVRIYEKEQLTEGIFADFLESIELKMDTPYIEPNQKTNRSFHPDVTEFLRLTNKISNEQHLALVAELSGISDILNTQNPTKQRLLLSPIARRDIQKRYEMSNREIAQYYLNRDNKCLFYEPWPDPDEPWEPYLGLTEDRFDEIASRLNTKWQNLLTQVKLQNLDMFMANRNIAIISILNKHQHNESSQHYELVEQNDNWFNKLNWQKDRMILSELLFRLEHYRNMDWDLGDDCFVFYKTKFLIDQYAKFWGLRPTFEANNIFELGLWDGGSVAFWFEYFQPKKHVGIDFQKRDNSPYFHQYVQSRHLEGRIKTYWDTNQIDVKQLRQIFLQEFSEPLDLVIDDASHMYGLTKTSFEVLFPLLRPGGLYIIEDWTWGYWAEFQKPDHPWFTKTPFTQLIFELIESVGTSRAKNDNAPLISDISVFKGFTVVERGAYNLTNPNQFKLNQFITRRSKPQYTSVDMYIKNLTRQLNQSEQLLQEIQNSRAWRLVQKWYAFRNFLRGKKLKK
- a CDS encoding IS1634 family transposase, with translation MYLRTVKRKNRDGDTVEYYQLAHNERHPVTRNSTTRIIHNFGRADQLDRDQLVRLCNSIARVCGLQVSDPLSTVPQDSPSDFPKDLQIIRTLDFEAVWVIEALWERLGIGKTLRDLVQSEGVNPAYERALPAMTANRLCEPESKLGVWDRWLSKVYMPGCHDLKRDHMYEAMDFFHEHAADIEKTIFFHTANLFNLKVDLIFYDTTTASFSIDQEDEGTDASDEAVRKYGRSKSGVWTPQVIVALAVTPEGLPVRCWVFDGNTSDVDTIEKVRSDLRGWNLNRALFVADAGMNSRTNKEELARACGKYLLATRMVSVAEVKRDVLSKRGRYQKIKDNLHAKEVIIGDGERRRRYMLCYNPKEAKRQEKHRQTVVESLEKAFDKHPRKQATAKWAIALLGSKRYSRYLTISKNDTVRIDRSKIREAKRYDGKWVLETNDDTISMEDAACGYKGLMVIERCFRSLKQTRIKMCPMYHWLPRRIETHVKICVLALLIERVAELACGRSWGRIRHALERLQITEFQTPDRSFLKRNEIQPDVNSILNKLEISAPKSILAIE
- a CDS encoding NAD-dependent epimerase/dehydratase family protein produces the protein MPISNICANISGCPMKNRKDFVMIPPTSYKKAVILGAAGFIGINLSHALAQKGYKLICFDQVTTPHWPQKATPITGDFATLSAELLQELDHALVFHLISSSRPSPFTIGAADEVSRDLVTTIRYLEETRIRNLRWVFLSSGGTVYGQNNGKTITESEPTNPICSYGVVKLAIEKYFALYQKLHGIDYVTVRLSNPYGPWQHPLRGQGVISTMLYKALRNELIEIWGDGSNVRDYIYITDAVHGVLNAAMIGKSGETYNIGTAFGLSINQLIEIMKKTLNIKPVVRYCAARSVDVNRNVLNFMKISAHTGWKPETSIDEGMAMTASWLNQNFEFFK
- a CDS encoding class I SAM-dependent methyltransferase, translating into MLTQDDWFEAVCRSYSNPPVFYNGIKLPGFPSDEIQTNTTGQSGINTLKEAFIFYQDCIENFKILGMPLQKKHTLLDFGVGWGRIARFFLRELPLKNIYGIDVTEDFIEICKKTFQTENFLVTEPFPPTQLSSRKFNFIIGYSVFSHLSEKACESWMREFSRLLVPGGMVALTTRGRTFFDFCKSLKGKGHTGYLAALSNLFDDFSDARTRYDQGEFVHSNRDGVNGGGAMTADFYGETFIPEEYARSAYSELFHLEKFLFDPSRQTHPIMFFRKKSNSL